In one Pseudomonas sp. MM211 genomic region, the following are encoded:
- a CDS encoding PA4642 family protein, with protein sequence MRKDKKQVIGDEVSDEQIKLFLAVEPADATPPSLHKLVKAYRGLRDHDFERFVGFFVEAGYDLDAKDADGNDFVALIKDQRQSEAYIQAITAARG encoded by the coding sequence ATGCGTAAAGACAAGAAGCAGGTGATTGGCGACGAAGTGAGCGATGAGCAGATCAAGCTGTTTCTCGCCGTGGAACCGGCTGACGCCACGCCGCCCTCGCTGCACAAACTGGTCAAGGCCTACCGCGGTCTGCGTGACCACGACTTCGAGCGTTTCGTGGGTTTCTTCGTCGAAGCCGGTTATGACCTCGATGCCAAGGATGCCGACGGTAATGACTTCGTCGCCCTGATCAAGGATCAGCGTCAGTCCGAGGCTTACATCCAGGCAATCACCGCCGCGCGCGGTTGA
- a CDS encoding DUF2845 domain-containing protein, with product MTTMKTLISCTLLMLLAGTVNAATWRCGSALASSGDSTAEVLSKCGEPNNRAFIGYKEQTDSYGFTHEVQIEEWNYGPRNGMNYFLRFEGNRLNRIDSKRGD from the coding sequence ATGACGACCATGAAGACACTCATATCTTGCACCCTGCTCATGCTCCTGGCCGGCACCGTCAACGCAGCGACCTGGCGCTGTGGCAGCGCCCTGGCGAGCAGCGGCGACAGCACCGCCGAAGTCCTGTCCAAATGTGGCGAACCAAACAACCGCGCGTTCATTGGCTACAAGGAACAGACCGACAGCTACGGCTTCACCCATGAAGTGCAGATAGAAGAATGGAATTACGGCCCGCGCAACGGCATGAACTACTTTCTGCGTTTCGAGGGCAATCGTCTGAACAGGATCGACAGTAAACGCGGCGATTAG
- the upp gene encoding uracil phosphoribosyltransferase, protein MPVLEIRHPLIRHKIGLMRRADISTKNFRELAQEVGALLTYEATKDLPLENYEIAGWAGPVQVEKISGKKITVVPILRAGIGMLDGVLSLIPGAKVSAVGVARNEETLKAHTYLEKLVPEINERLAMIIDPMLATGASMVATIDLLKKAGCKEIRAMVLVAAPEGIKAVNEAHPDVKIYTASIDQRLNEHGYIIPGLGDAGDKIFGTKQKDA, encoded by the coding sequence ATGCCAGTCCTCGAGATCCGCCATCCGCTGATTCGCCACAAGATCGGCCTCATGCGCCGCGCGGATATCAGTACCAAGAACTTCCGCGAACTGGCCCAGGAAGTGGGCGCCCTGCTCACTTACGAGGCGACCAAGGATCTGCCGCTGGAAAACTACGAAATCGCCGGCTGGGCAGGCCCCGTGCAGGTCGAGAAGATCTCCGGCAAGAAGATCACCGTGGTGCCGATCCTGCGTGCTGGCATCGGCATGCTCGACGGCGTGCTCAGCCTGATTCCGGGTGCCAAGGTCAGCGCCGTCGGCGTGGCCCGCAACGAAGAAACCCTGAAGGCGCACACCTACCTGGAGAAGCTGGTACCGGAAATCAACGAGCGTCTGGCGATGATCATCGACCCGATGCTGGCCACCGGTGCGTCGATGGTCGCCACCATCGACCTGCTGAAGAAGGCCGGCTGCAAGGAAATCCGCGCCATGGTGCTGGTCGCCGCGCCCGAGGGCATCAAGGCGGTCAACGAAGCCCATCCGGACGTGAAGATCTACACCGCGTCCATCGACCAGCGTCTCAACGAACACGGCTACATCATCCCCGGGCTGGGTGATGCCGGCGACAAGATCTTCGGCACCAAGCAGAAGGACGCCTGA
- a CDS encoding uracil-xanthine permease family protein, which produces MRDEFNDPLWRQVLSGAQMLFVAFGALVLMPLITGLDPNVALFTAGLGTLLFQIVTGRQVPVFLASSFAFITPIILAKGQFGLAETMGGVVAAGFVYTFLGLAVKIKGTGFIDRLLPPVVIGPVIISIGLAMAPIAANMAMGKSGDGSVLVPYATAMWISMLTLLTTVIVAVFGRGIFRLVPIISGILVGFALSIYFGVLDLSHVADAPWLAVPAFTAPAFNWQAILFIVPVALAPAIEHIGGVIAVGSVTGKNYLKKPGLHRTLFGDGLATSAAGLFGGPPNTTYAEVTGAVMLTKAYNPKIMTWAAIFAITLAFIGKFGAILQSIPVPVMGGILCLLFGSIAAVGMNTLIRHSVDLSEARNLVIVSVTLVFGIGGVLIGTGDGPDDFGLKGIALCAIVAIALNLILPGNDGWKKKKADDAPDI; this is translated from the coding sequence ATGCGCGACGAATTCAACGATCCGTTGTGGCGTCAGGTGCTGTCCGGCGCGCAGATGCTCTTCGTGGCCTTCGGCGCCCTGGTGCTGATGCCGCTGATCACTGGCCTCGATCCCAACGTGGCACTGTTCACCGCGGGCCTGGGCACCCTGCTGTTCCAGATCGTCACGGGCCGTCAGGTACCGGTGTTCCTGGCCTCGAGCTTCGCGTTCATCACCCCGATCATTCTCGCCAAGGGCCAGTTCGGCCTGGCGGAAACCATGGGCGGCGTGGTCGCGGCCGGCTTCGTCTACACCTTTCTCGGCCTGGCCGTGAAGATCAAGGGCACCGGTTTCATCGACCGTTTGCTACCGCCCGTGGTGATCGGCCCGGTGATCATTTCCATCGGCCTGGCCATGGCACCGATCGCCGCCAATATGGCGATGGGTAAAAGTGGCGACGGCAGCGTACTGGTTCCCTACGCCACGGCGATGTGGATCTCCATGCTGACGCTGCTGACCACGGTGATCGTCGCCGTGTTCGGTCGCGGCATCTTCCGCCTGGTGCCGATCATCTCCGGCATCCTGGTGGGCTTCGCCCTGTCGATCTACTTCGGCGTTCTCGACCTTAGTCATGTTGCCGACGCGCCCTGGCTGGCAGTGCCGGCCTTCACCGCACCGGCCTTCAACTGGCAGGCGATCCTATTCATCGTACCGGTGGCGCTGGCTCCGGCCATCGAGCACATCGGCGGCGTCATCGCGGTGGGCAGCGTTACTGGCAAGAACTACCTGAAGAAGCCGGGCCTGCACCGCACCCTGTTCGGTGACGGCCTGGCCACCTCGGCAGCCGGTCTGTTCGGTGGCCCACCGAATACCACCTACGCGGAAGTCACCGGCGCGGTGATGCTGACCAAGGCCTACAACCCGAAGATCATGACCTGGGCGGCGATCTTCGCCATCACCCTGGCCTTCATCGGCAAGTTCGGCGCCATCCTGCAGAGTATTCCGGTACCGGTGATGGGCGGCATTCTATGCCTGCTGTTCGGCTCGATCGCTGCGGTGGGCATGAACACCCTGATCCGCCACAGCGTCGACCTCAGCGAGGCACGCAACTTGGTGATCGTCTCGGTGACCCTGGTGTTCGGTATCGGTGGCGTGCTGATCGGCACCGGCGACGGCCCGGACGACTTCGGCCTCAAGGGCATCGCCCTGTGTGCCATCGTCGCCATCGCGCTGAATCTGATCCTGCCGGGCAATGACGGTTGGAAGAAAAAGAAAGCGGACGACGCGCCAGATATCTGA
- the dauA gene encoding C4-dicarboxylic acid transporter DauA yields the protein MPTLFAACRQSLRGYSWASLRGDLSAGLTVGIIAIPLAMALAIAVGVAPQHGLYTVLVAAPLIALCGGSRFNISGPTAAFVVILLPITQQFGIGGLLLCTMLAGLILIALGLIKAGRLIEFVPYPVTLGFTAGIGIVIATLQIKDLLGLQLAGQPSHYVEQLQLLFQALPGIHLGDSLVALACFAVLLLWPRLVPRIPGHLVALTVGALLGLLLERGGLPVATLGERFSYVVDGVSYPGIPPFLPTFAWPWHLPGADGQPLILSFELIRQLLAPAFAIAMLGAIESLLCAVVADGMTDSKHDPNAELLGQGIGNLVAPLFGGITATAAIARSAANVRAGARSPLAAIIHAAVVLAAILFLAPLFSYLPMAALAALLLMVAWNMSEAHHVAHTLRIAPRSDVLVLLTCLLLTVLFDMVLAVGVGLLLAAGLFIKRMSELTDTRSLPRHSHQALNDLPEHVQALAIRGPLFFGAAERTLGALRRLDPHIRVVILDVSGVPMLDMTALAALHSIVLEYRKHGISLIVSGASPSLRLKLRRAGLQNAHGRLSYARDLPRARAICESWRSESDESTNL from the coding sequence ATGCCCACCCTGTTCGCCGCTTGTCGCCAGAGCCTGCGCGGTTACTCCTGGGCCAGCCTGCGTGGCGACCTGAGCGCTGGCCTCACGGTGGGTATCATCGCCATCCCGCTGGCCATGGCCCTGGCGATCGCCGTCGGCGTGGCGCCGCAGCATGGCCTCTACACCGTGCTGGTCGCAGCGCCGCTGATCGCCCTGTGTGGTGGTTCGCGTTTCAACATTTCCGGCCCCACCGCAGCCTTCGTGGTGATTCTGCTGCCGATCACTCAGCAGTTCGGCATCGGCGGCCTGCTGCTGTGCACCATGCTGGCCGGGCTGATCCTGATCGCCCTGGGCCTGATCAAGGCCGGTCGCCTGATCGAGTTCGTGCCCTACCCGGTCACGCTTGGCTTCACCGCGGGTATCGGCATCGTCATCGCCACCCTGCAGATCAAGGACTTGCTCGGCCTACAACTGGCCGGACAACCGAGCCATTACGTGGAGCAATTGCAGTTGCTGTTCCAGGCCCTGCCCGGCATCCATCTGGGCGACAGCCTGGTAGCGCTGGCCTGCTTTGCTGTGTTGCTGCTGTGGCCGCGGCTGGTGCCGCGCATCCCCGGGCATCTGGTGGCACTGACGGTCGGTGCGCTGCTCGGCCTGCTGCTGGAGCGAGGCGGCCTACCGGTAGCGACGCTGGGTGAGCGCTTCAGCTACGTCGTCGACGGCGTCAGCTACCCGGGCATTCCGCCCTTTCTGCCGACCTTTGCCTGGCCCTGGCATCTACCTGGCGCCGATGGCCAGCCGCTGATTCTGTCCTTCGAGCTGATCCGCCAGTTGCTGGCCCCGGCGTTCGCCATCGCCATGCTTGGCGCCATCGAATCGCTGCTCTGCGCCGTGGTCGCCGATGGCATGACCGACAGTAAACACGACCCCAATGCCGAATTGCTCGGCCAGGGCATCGGCAACCTGGTCGCGCCGCTGTTCGGCGGTATCACCGCAACCGCTGCCATCGCCCGCAGCGCCGCCAACGTGAGAGCCGGTGCCCGCTCGCCCCTGGCAGCCATCATCCACGCTGCCGTGGTGCTGGCGGCGATCCTGTTTCTCGCCCCACTGTTCAGTTACCTGCCGATGGCCGCGCTGGCCGCCCTGCTGCTGATGGTCGCGTGGAACATGAGCGAAGCCCACCATGTGGCGCATACCCTGCGCATCGCGCCACGCAGCGACGTGCTGGTATTGCTGACCTGCCTTCTGCTCACGGTGCTGTTCGACATGGTGCTGGCGGTTGGCGTCGGCCTGTTGCTGGCTGCCGGGCTGTTCATCAAGCGCATGAGCGAACTGACCGACACGCGCAGCCTGCCACGGCACAGCCACCAGGCCCTGAACGACCTGCCGGAGCATGTGCAGGCCCTGGCCATTCGTGGCCCGTTGTTCTTCGGTGCAGCGGAGCGCACGCTGGGCGCCCTGCGCCGCCTCGATCCGCATATCCGGGTGGTGATTCTCGACGTCAGCGGCGTGCCGATGCTCGATATGACCGCCCTCGCGGCACTGCACAGCATCGTGCTGGAGTACCGCAAGCACGGCATTTCCCTGATCGTCAGCGGCGCCTCGCCGTCGCTGCGCCTGAAGCTGCGCCGTGCCGGCCTGCAGAATGCCCATGGCCGCCTGAGCTATGCCCGGGATCTACCCCGCGCTCGGGCGATCTGCGAGAGCTGGCGATCAGAGTCCGACGAATCGACGAACCTTTAG
- a CDS encoding hypoxanthine-guanine phosphoribosyltransferase codes for MPADLAHIRQVMTEADCLYSEAEVEAAIARVAVAINAELAERNPVVFCVMNGGLIFSGKLLTKLDFPLEASYLHASRYRNQTSGGELFWKAKPEVSFIDRDVLIIDDILDEGHTLGAIIDFCHHAGAAKVHTAVLIDKDHDRKARPDLKADYVGLPCVDRYIFGYGMDYKGYWRNAPGIYAVKGL; via the coding sequence ATGCCCGCCGATCTCGCCCACATCCGCCAGGTAATGACCGAAGCCGACTGTCTGTACAGCGAGGCCGAAGTGGAAGCCGCCATCGCCCGCGTCGCCGTGGCCATCAACGCCGAACTGGCCGAGCGCAACCCGGTGGTGTTCTGCGTGATGAATGGCGGGCTGATCTTTTCCGGCAAGCTGCTGACCAAGCTCGACTTCCCCTTGGAGGCCTCTTATCTGCATGCCAGCCGCTACCGCAACCAGACCAGTGGCGGCGAGCTGTTCTGGAAGGCCAAGCCGGAAGTCTCGTTCATCGACCGCGACGTGCTGATCATCGACGACATCCTCGACGAAGGGCACACCCTGGGCGCGATCATCGACTTCTGCCACCACGCCGGCGCTGCCAAGGTGCACACCGCCGTGCTGATCGACAAGGATCACGACCGCAAGGCGCGCCCGGACCTCAAAGCCGACTACGTGGGCCTGCCGTGCGTCGACCGCTATATCTTCGGTTACGGCATGGACTACAAGGGCTACTGGCGCAATGCGCCGGGGATTTATGCGGTGAAAGGGCTCTAA